From a single Oceanobacillus kimchii X50 genomic region:
- a CDS encoding ATP synthase subunit I, producing MSNYDKMITRQRQWMFYLLAILVLCAGFLPYPRVFFGLILGSIISLYNLWLLQSKSAKLGETVAAGGKARGGLGTFTRMAAAVLGVMIAMRFEEHFHFIAVIIGILSSYFVMALDIIVYQLSLRNQKED from the coding sequence ATGTCTAATTATGATAAAATGATAACCCGACAGCGTCAATGGATGTTTTATTTACTAGCAATATTAGTGCTTTGCGCTGGGTTTCTACCATATCCCCGTGTTTTTTTCGGATTAATCCTAGGTAGTATCATTAGTCTTTATAACTTGTGGTTACTACAGAGCAAGTCAGCAAAACTTGGGGAAACAGTTGCAGCAGGTGGGAAGGCCAGAGGAGGATTAGGTACGTTTACAAGAATGGCCGCCGCAGTGTTGGGAGTGATGATTGCGATGCGATTTGAAGAACACTTCCACTTTATAGCTGTAATCATTGGGATTCTTTCTTCTTATTTTGTTATGGCGTTAGATATCATTGTTTATCAATTATCTTTACGTAACCAGAAAGAAGACTAA
- a CDS encoding methyl-accepting chemotaxis protein, with amino-acid sequence MKKKYRFSLRLKLVFLITVLAMITYGFSALFIYVVNDYVQQFWTISDELYLTIILLLGIFWSGLLAFFAAKWITKPMENLEKVATEASLGNLDQQVIIPRSDDEIRSLSLAVNGMLENLNRMVHNIDTHFEKTNETVVQLKNASHTASQHSTAIGQSIVDISNGAESSSEATQQTAASVELATDLARKVQGKAEQSTDKSKSMLTTLQEGQRVVRQLVTGIQKLTNEQELSLKDVDHLKQNAKQVETIITLVGEIAEQTNLLALNASIEAARAGEHGKGFAVVAEEIRKLADQSAQAVQQISELIGAIQHDVTQVVEKINENVQYAKEEAKQGEGTNRTIEQMADSIKDVANEIEMIHQLVDQQLHSIQDTVQQSQEVAAIAEETSAGTEEVNAAIQEQVITMEQVDQLAHEMEQHANNLKSQINQFKVRKHEVESNVEPFEAEKEESYLEKSESTLTKNRNKEVS; translated from the coding sequence ATGAAGAAAAAGTATCGGTTCAGTCTACGTTTGAAACTTGTTTTTTTAATAACTGTATTAGCAATGATTACTTATGGATTTAGTGCGTTATTTATTTATGTAGTAAATGATTATGTACAGCAATTTTGGACTATTTCCGATGAATTGTATTTAACAATCATATTATTACTAGGTATCTTTTGGTCGGGATTACTCGCCTTTTTTGCGGCTAAATGGATTACAAAACCAATGGAAAATTTAGAAAAAGTGGCAACGGAAGCATCTCTAGGAAATTTGGACCAACAAGTGATTATACCTCGATCGGACGATGAAATCCGTTCGCTTTCTTTAGCGGTCAATGGTATGTTAGAAAATCTGAACCGAATGGTACATAACATTGATACACATTTTGAAAAAACGAATGAGACAGTTGTTCAGTTAAAGAACGCATCTCATACAGCATCTCAACATTCGACAGCTATTGGTCAATCTATCGTCGATATTTCCAATGGTGCCGAGAGTTCATCAGAAGCTACTCAACAAACTGCAGCATCTGTTGAATTAGCTACCGATTTGGCTCGAAAAGTACAAGGAAAAGCAGAACAATCTACCGATAAATCGAAGTCGATGCTAACTACTTTACAGGAAGGGCAACGAGTGGTTCGGCAGTTAGTAACAGGTATTCAAAAATTAACAAATGAACAAGAATTATCGTTAAAAGATGTTGATCATTTAAAACAAAATGCAAAACAAGTAGAAACAATCATTACATTAGTGGGAGAAATTGCGGAACAAACGAATCTTCTAGCCTTAAATGCATCAATTGAAGCAGCACGTGCAGGTGAACATGGAAAAGGTTTTGCCGTTGTCGCTGAAGAAATTCGTAAACTAGCTGATCAAAGTGCTCAAGCAGTGCAGCAGATATCGGAGTTAATCGGAGCTATTCAGCATGATGTTACTCAGGTAGTAGAAAAAATTAATGAAAATGTGCAGTATGCAAAAGAAGAAGCAAAACAAGGAGAAGGAACGAACCGTACAATTGAACAGATGGCTGATTCCATTAAGGATGTTGCAAACGAGATTGAAATGATTCATCAGTTAGTAGATCAGCAGCTTCATTCCATTCAAGATACAGTACAACAATCTCAAGAAGTTGCAGCTATAGCAGAAGAAACATCAGCAGGAACAGAAGAAGTCAATGCTGCTATTCAAGAACAAGTAATAACAATGGAGCAAGTCGATCAATTAGCCCATGAAATGGAACAACATGCGAATAATTTAAAATCACAAATTAACCAATTTAAGGTAAGGAAACATGAAGTAGAAAGTAATGTTGAGCCTTTTGAGGCAGAAAAGGAAGAATCTTATCTAGAAAAAAGTGAATCTACTTTGACGAAAAATAGGAATAAAGAAGTTTCGTAA
- the atpF gene encoding F0F1 ATP synthase subunit B → MHSYIDLLNIGASVGGLRWPDMLVQLFFFLVLLALLKKFAWGPLMNKMEERENYVANEIESAEQSRAEAEKASKEAAEQLNQVKAEAQKMIEDAKAAGAKQEQAIIDSAREEANRIKEAAQADIQNEKERAIQALQDKVASLSVLIASKVIEKELSEQDQEKLINEYIQEVGEER, encoded by the coding sequence GTGCATTCATACATTGACTTGTTAAACATTGGAGCTAGTGTCGGTGGTTTACGTTGGCCAGATATGTTAGTTCAATTATTCTTCTTCCTTGTTCTCCTAGCGTTACTGAAGAAATTTGCTTGGGGACCATTAATGAATAAAATGGAAGAGCGTGAGAATTACGTAGCCAATGAAATTGAATCAGCAGAGCAAAGTCGTGCAGAAGCAGAAAAAGCTTCTAAAGAAGCAGCTGAGCAATTAAATCAAGTAAAAGCAGAAGCGCAGAAAATGATAGAAGACGCGAAGGCTGCAGGAGCAAAACAAGAGCAAGCCATCATCGATTCAGCGAGGGAAGAAGCAAATCGTATTAAAGAAGCAGCGCAAGCAGATATTCAAAATGAAAAAGAACGAGCTATTCAAGCGTTACAAGATAAAGTTGCATCCTTATCTGTATTAATTGCAAGTAAGGTTATTGAAAAAGAACTTAGCGAACAAGATCAAGAAAAACTAATTAATGAATACATTCAAGAAGTTGGGGAAGAGCGATGA
- a CDS encoding F0F1 ATP synthase subunit delta: MSNSVVAKRYADALFQLGKEKNSLDQLVADFLVVRQIFTNDQKLNVFLKHPKIDNEKKKQLLTHVFKGTDQVVVNTLKLLVDRHRTSTIPSIVDHLVALVNDAKGIADATVYSIRELSTDEKEQLQTSFAKRLGKTSVQITNVVDPKILGGMKIRVGNTIYDGTVSNKLNRISRSIVSANK; encoded by the coding sequence ATGAGTAACTCCGTAGTAGCAAAACGTTATGCAGATGCGCTTTTTCAGCTCGGTAAAGAGAAGAATTCATTAGACCAATTAGTAGCAGATTTTCTTGTAGTTCGACAAATATTTACAAATGATCAAAAACTAAATGTTTTCCTGAAGCATCCAAAGATTGACAATGAGAAGAAGAAACAGCTTTTAACTCATGTGTTTAAAGGGACTGATCAGGTTGTGGTAAATACGTTGAAATTACTAGTTGATCGTCATCGTACATCTACCATTCCATCTATTGTTGATCACCTAGTCGCTTTGGTAAACGATGCAAAAGGAATTGCAGATGCAACCGTCTATTCCATTCGAGAATTAAGTACCGATGAAAAGGAACAACTTCAAACATCCTTTGCTAAACGTTTAGGAAAAACAAGCGTTCAGATTACGAATGTTGTCGATCCTAAGATTCTCGGAGGTATGAAAATAAGAGTCGGAAATACGATTTACGATGGAACGGTAAGTAATAAACTAAACCGCATTTCACGTAGCATCGTGTCTGCTAACAAATGA
- the upp gene encoding uracil phosphoribosyltransferase: MGNVFVFDHPLIQHKLTYIRDKNTGTKEFRELVDEVAMLMAFEITRDLPVKEVNVETPVTTAPSKVLAGKKLGLVPILRAGLGMVDGVRKLIPAAKVGHVGLYRDPETFKPVEYYVKLPNDIEERELIVIDPMLATGGSANDAIAALKKRGGKNIRLMCLIAAPEGVEVIKEAHPDVDIYLAAMDERLDDHGYIIPGLGDAGDRLFGTK; encoded by the coding sequence ATGGGTAATGTATTTGTATTTGATCATCCGTTAATTCAACATAAATTAACGTACATACGTGATAAAAATACGGGAACAAAAGAGTTTCGTGAGCTTGTCGATGAAGTTGCAATGTTAATGGCTTTTGAAATTACACGTGACTTGCCAGTGAAAGAAGTAAATGTAGAAACTCCAGTAACTACGGCACCTTCTAAAGTTCTTGCGGGGAAAAAGCTAGGATTAGTTCCTATTTTACGTGCAGGTTTAGGAATGGTAGATGGTGTTCGTAAGTTAATCCCAGCAGCAAAAGTTGGACATGTTGGTCTATATCGTGACCCAGAAACATTCAAGCCTGTCGAGTACTATGTTAAACTTCCAAACGATATTGAAGAACGCGAACTGATTGTGATCGATCCTATGTTAGCAACAGGCGGTTCTGCGAATGATGCTATTGCAGCATTGAAAAAACGTGGCGGTAAAAATATCCGATTAATGTGCTTAATCGCTGCTCCAGAGGGTGTCGAAGTAATTAAGGAAGCACATCCAGATGTGGATATTTATTTAGCAGCTATGGATGAACGTCTTGATGATCATGGTTACATTATTCCTGGTCTTGGGGATGCTGGAGATCGCTTATTCGGTACAAAATAA
- the atpB gene encoding F0F1 ATP synthase subunit A, whose amino-acid sequence MDHENPIVHDIFGIPGANLNLSNLMMTFIVCLIVFVFCVWGSRKLQMKPKGIQNFMEWAVEFVRGIIQDNMDWKTGRIFLPLGLTLIFYILVSNLIGVATVGVVGHDLWWKSPTADAVMTLTLSTMIIALTHYYGIKLRGTKAYLKTYVSPVPLMLPFKIVEEFTNTLTLGLRLFGNIYAGEILLSLLVGLGTASVFGFLGSALPMLAWQGFSVFIGAIQSYVFVMLTMVYMSHKVSSDH is encoded by the coding sequence TTGGATCACGAAAATCCAATAGTGCATGATATCTTTGGGATACCGGGTGCGAATCTTAACCTTTCTAACCTCATGATGACATTTATCGTGTGTCTTATTGTCTTTGTTTTCTGCGTATGGGGAAGCAGAAAGTTACAGATGAAACCGAAAGGAATACAGAACTTCATGGAATGGGCTGTAGAATTCGTTAGGGGTATCATACAAGACAACATGGATTGGAAAACTGGAAGAATATTTCTTCCGCTTGGACTAACTCTAATATTCTATATTCTAGTTAGTAATTTAATAGGTGTTGCAACGGTTGGGGTAGTTGGACATGACCTGTGGTGGAAATCACCTACTGCAGATGCGGTTATGACATTAACACTATCAACTATGATTATTGCATTAACACACTATTATGGTATTAAGTTAAGAGGTACAAAAGCTTATTTGAAAACATATGTGAGCCCAGTACCACTCATGTTGCCATTTAAAATCGTAGAAGAATTCACCAACACATTAACGTTGGGTCTTCGTTTGTTTGGTAACATTTATGCAGGTGAAATATTATTAAGTTTACTAGTAGGACTTGGAACAGCTAGTGTATTTGGATTCTTAGGATCAGCGCTTCCAATGCTGGCATGGCAAGGATTTAGTGTATTTATTGGAGCCATCCAATCTTACGTATTCGTTATGTTAACAATGGTTTATATGTCTCACAAAGTGAGCAGTGACCATTAA
- a CDS encoding S8 family serine peptidase — translation MHIVKLIPIFFYAILLFTCSYPQLTTFAEFKQKESIIIEVEGDPHEQVKYIEDYHPFIEVISVYDTIFNGIALQGSPEQLQRMEALEFIKSIHSVQEYQAIPTTKSSLLTELQPSITETDPYSWNDTSYTGKGVKVGVIDTGIDYDHPDLQKNYINGYDLVDLDDDPMETQPEQGVPTSHGTHVAGIIAANGELKGIAPDAEIYAYRALGPGGAGTSVQVLAAMEKAIEDEVDIINLSLGNNVNVPDYPTSQAVNRAAELGIFVVIANGNSGPDAWTVGSPATANKAFSVGASTTPSTAPVLEDSFEDKTIPLLEMLGAPEWNLEKDYDISSIEEEVTGSLSGKIALVQRGEIPFYQLAKQAEELGAEAVLIYNNEAGPFQGSVEFRNAPVQIPVAAISQEDGEWLKQQAEETNHYFIDSKRIDQPVQVAPFSSRGPVTINWQIKPDIIAPGTGIWSTVPDGYQAMDGTSMATPHVAGAAAVIKEAKPDWTNEQIIGAIQTSADQLMHADELVSSTEQGMGVIDVNKAIEANTIIHNGQLQFGKVDNYRQEFQHKLIVENMTAEPQSYQFQIPYKDKGISWNLPGAFQLDPYEKKEIPIEAFVTGMQLDKGVHQGWIALEQGNATYELPYIIVNKEADQPKTAGFEFTLKTLSDDLYQYQIYMTESARKLEVDLYDPDTLVYKRRLLEEKNLEQGLHTGELTTKQAGKGGYYLAIVTVYMDDGTYESSEAMVYIK, via the coding sequence ATGCATATCGTAAAACTTATCCCCATATTTTTTTATGCAATTTTATTGTTCACTTGTAGTTATCCACAATTAACAACATTTGCAGAATTTAAACAAAAGGAATCGATTATTATTGAAGTGGAAGGTGACCCACATGAACAAGTGAAGTATATAGAAGATTACCATCCTTTTATTGAAGTGATTTCTGTATACGATACGATTTTTAATGGAATAGCCCTACAAGGTTCCCCAGAACAACTCCAGCGAATGGAAGCATTAGAATTCATTAAAAGTATCCATTCTGTACAAGAATATCAAGCTATACCAACTACAAAGTCTTCACTTTTAACTGAATTACAACCATCAATAACAGAGACAGATCCGTATTCGTGGAACGATACTTCCTACACGGGTAAAGGTGTAAAAGTAGGAGTAATAGATACTGGGATTGATTATGACCATCCAGATTTACAGAAGAATTATATAAACGGATATGATTTAGTGGATCTCGATGATGATCCGATGGAGACACAGCCTGAACAGGGAGTACCTACTTCACATGGGACACATGTAGCCGGAATCATCGCTGCAAATGGAGAATTAAAGGGAATAGCTCCAGATGCAGAAATCTATGCTTATCGTGCACTTGGTCCAGGTGGAGCAGGGACTTCTGTGCAAGTATTAGCTGCGATGGAAAAAGCGATTGAAGATGAAGTAGATATTATTAATCTTTCATTAGGTAACAATGTCAATGTTCCTGATTATCCAACAAGTCAAGCGGTAAATCGTGCTGCTGAACTCGGGATTTTTGTTGTGATTGCTAATGGTAATAGTGGCCCTGATGCATGGACTGTAGGTTCACCAGCCACCGCAAACAAAGCCTTTTCTGTTGGTGCTTCTACGACTCCGTCAACTGCTCCGGTATTAGAAGATTCTTTTGAAGATAAAACAATTCCATTGTTAGAGATGCTTGGTGCTCCTGAATGGAATTTGGAAAAAGATTATGATATTTCTTCAATAGAGGAAGAAGTAACCGGCTCTCTTTCTGGAAAAATAGCTCTTGTACAACGAGGGGAGATACCTTTTTATCAATTAGCGAAGCAAGCGGAAGAATTAGGAGCCGAAGCAGTACTTATATACAATAACGAAGCTGGACCTTTCCAAGGTTCTGTAGAGTTTCGTAATGCTCCCGTACAAATTCCCGTAGCAGCAATCTCTCAAGAAGATGGTGAATGGTTAAAACAACAAGCGGAGGAAACTAATCATTATTTCATTGATTCAAAACGTATAGATCAACCAGTTCAGGTAGCACCATTTAGTTCAAGAGGACCTGTGACAATTAACTGGCAGATAAAACCTGATATTATTGCTCCGGGTACTGGAATCTGGAGCACTGTTCCAGATGGATATCAAGCTATGGATGGGACGAGTATGGCCACCCCTCATGTAGCTGGAGCGGCAGCAGTAATTAAGGAAGCAAAACCAGATTGGACGAATGAACAAATTATTGGAGCAATCCAAACGTCGGCAGATCAACTTATGCATGCTGATGAACTAGTTTCTTCGACGGAACAAGGGATGGGAGTGATCGATGTGAATAAAGCGATTGAAGCAAATACGATTATTCATAATGGTCAACTCCAATTTGGCAAGGTAGATAACTATCGTCAAGAGTTTCAGCATAAGTTAATTGTTGAAAATATGACAGCCGAACCACAATCTTATCAATTTCAAATACCATATAAAGACAAAGGGATATCGTGGAATTTACCTGGTGCTTTTCAGTTGGATCCTTATGAAAAGAAGGAGATTCCTATCGAAGCGTTTGTTACAGGAATGCAATTAGATAAAGGAGTTCATCAAGGCTGGATAGCTTTAGAACAAGGAAATGCAACATATGAATTACCGTATATTATCGTAAATAAGGAAGCGGATCAACCAAAAACTGCTGGTTTTGAGTTTACGTTAAAAACCCTTTCTGACGATTTATATCAATATCAAATTTATATGACAGAATCGGCTCGAAAGCTTGAAGTTGATTTATATGATCCAGATACCCTTGTCTATAAGCGGAGATTGTTGGAAGAAAAGAACTTAGAACAAGGTCTACACACTGGAGAACTTACGACTAAGCAAGCTGGAAAAGGAGGATATTATCTAGCTATTGTAACTGTTTACATGGATGATGGAACGTATGAAAGCTCAGAGGCAATGGTCTACATTAAGTAG
- the atpE gene encoding F0F1 ATP synthase subunit C — translation MGALAAAIAIGLAALGAGLGNGMIVSRTVEGIARQPELRGALQGTMFIGVALVEAIPIIAAVIAFMVM, via the coding sequence ATGGGAGCTTTAGCAGCAGCAATTGCAATTGGTTTAGCAGCATTAGGAGCAGGTCTTGGTAACGGTATGATCGTAAGTAGAACAGTAGAAGGTATTGCACGTCAACCAGAATTACGTGGTGCACTACAAGGTACAATGTTTATCGGGGTAGCATTAGTAGAGGCGATTCCGATCATCGCAGCAGTTATCGCGTTTATGGTAATGTAA
- the glyA gene encoding serine hydroxymethyltransferase — protein MEYVKQADAEVFEAMQAEKNRQQDKIELIASENFVTKAVMDAMGSILTNKYAEGYPGKRYYGGCEHVDVVENLARDRAKELFGADHANVQPHSGAQANMAVYSAVLEPGDTVLGMNLNHGGHLTHGSPVNFSGQLYNFVDYGVDKETEQLDYDAVLEKAKEVKPKLIVAGASAYSRSINFAKFREIADTVDAYLMVDMAHIAGLVATGEHENPVPHADFVTTTTHKTLRGPRGGMILCKEEFAKKVDKAIFPGIQGGPLMHVIAAKAVSFKEALSEDFKTYTKQIVANAKTLGQALNKEGIRIVSGGTDNHLLLLDVTPLQLTGKIAEKALDDIGITTNKNTIPFDQESPFVTSGIRIGTAAVTTRGFGEEEMKEIASIISLTLKNHENETKLKEAVQRVQTLTEKFPLYA, from the coding sequence ATGGAATATGTGAAACAAGCAGATGCCGAAGTGTTTGAAGCAATGCAAGCCGAAAAAAATCGTCAGCAAGATAAGATTGAATTAATTGCATCCGAAAACTTTGTTACGAAAGCAGTAATGGATGCGATGGGTTCTATTCTTACCAATAAATATGCAGAAGGTTATCCAGGCAAGCGTTATTATGGTGGTTGTGAGCACGTTGATGTAGTGGAGAACCTTGCTCGCGATCGTGCGAAAGAATTATTTGGTGCTGATCACGCAAATGTGCAACCTCATTCAGGAGCACAAGCCAATATGGCAGTTTATTCTGCCGTTCTTGAGCCTGGCGATACTGTATTAGGTATGAACTTAAATCATGGTGGACATTTGACTCACGGTAGCCCGGTTAACTTTAGTGGTCAATTGTATAATTTTGTTGACTACGGTGTGGATAAAGAAACAGAGCAATTAGATTATGATGCTGTATTGGAAAAAGCGAAGGAAGTTAAGCCGAAATTAATTGTGGCAGGAGCAAGTGCATACTCTCGTTCTATTAATTTTGCTAAATTCCGTGAGATTGCTGACACGGTAGATGCATATCTAATGGTAGATATGGCACATATTGCTGGCTTAGTTGCTACTGGTGAACATGAAAATCCAGTTCCGCATGCAGATTTCGTCACTACTACAACGCATAAAACTTTGCGTGGACCTCGTGGTGGTATGATTCTATGTAAAGAAGAATTTGCGAAAAAAGTTGATAAAGCGATTTTCCCTGGGATACAAGGTGGACCATTGATGCATGTTATTGCTGCAAAAGCTGTTTCATTTAAAGAGGCATTATCAGAAGACTTCAAAACATACACAAAGCAGATTGTTGCTAATGCGAAGACGTTAGGGCAAGCTCTTAATAAAGAAGGAATTCGTATTGTATCTGGAGGTACAGATAACCATTTACTTTTATTAGATGTTACTCCTTTACAATTAACAGGAAAAATAGCTGAAAAAGCATTAGATGATATTGGGATAACAACAAATAAAAATACGATTCCATTTGATCAAGAAAGTCCTTTTGTTACAAGTGGTATTCGGATCGGTACTGCTGCTGTAACTACTCGTGGTTTTGGTGAAGAAGAAATGAAAGAAATTGCTTCTATTATTTCTTTAACGTTAAAAAATCATGAAAATGAAACGAAGTTAAAAGAAGCGGTGCAACGTGTACAAACTCTTACAGAAAAATTCCCGCTATATGCTTAA
- a CDS encoding low molecular weight protein arginine phosphatase has translation MNVLFICTGNTCRSPMAEGLLKSKMPKLNVKSAGTTAMNHSPASNHTIQALSEKGIDMHHYSQSVSEELIEWADIVLTMTTSHKQSLIIQFPEQQDKYFTLKEYVSEADKEIWKQIQKAYADLEEKRALFIHNHQDMMNNFQLHQSVSKEFQKEINEIQRLESKLINYDISDPFGGGLELYRNTMKEIEDCIDLFVQKHT, from the coding sequence ATGAATGTTTTATTTATATGTACAGGAAATACTTGCCGAAGTCCGATGGCTGAGGGTTTGTTAAAAAGTAAGATGCCTAAATTGAATGTGAAGTCAGCAGGAACGACAGCAATGAATCATAGCCCTGCGTCAAATCATACCATTCAAGCATTATCTGAAAAAGGGATTGACATGCATCATTATTCCCAATCAGTAAGTGAGGAGTTAATAGAATGGGCAGATATTGTTCTTACAATGACTACTTCACATAAGCAATCGCTAATCATTCAATTTCCAGAGCAACAAGATAAGTATTTTACACTTAAAGAATATGTTTCAGAAGCCGATAAAGAAATATGGAAACAGATACAAAAGGCCTATGCTGATTTAGAGGAAAAACGTGCTTTATTTATTCATAATCATCAAGATATGATGAATAACTTTCAGTTACATCAATCGGTTTCAAAGGAATTTCAAAAAGAAATTAATGAGATTCAACGTTTGGAATCTAAACTAATCAATTATGATATTTCTGATCCATTTGGAGGTGGATTAGAACTTTATCGTAATACGATGAAAGAAATTGAAGACTGCATAGACCTTTTTGTTCAAAAACATACGTAA
- the atpA gene encoding F0F1 ATP synthase subunit alpha, producing MSINAEEISTLIKQQIENFDSDIEVSDVGTVIEVGDGIARAHGLDNAMAGELLEFSNGVMGLAQNLEESNVGIVILGPYTEIKEGDEVRRTGRIMQVPVGEELLGRVVNPLGQPIDGKGPIETSKTRPIEAAAPGVMDRKSVDEPLQTGIKAIDALVPIGRGQRELIIGDRQTGKTTVAVDTILNQKDQDMICIYVAIGQKESTVRNTVETFRKHGALDNTIVVTAGASDPAPLLYLSPYAGVAMGEEFMYNGKHVLVVYDDLSKQAVAYRELSLLLRRPPGREAFPGDVFYLHSRLLERAAKLSDAKGGGSLTALPFVETQAGDIAAYIPTNVISITDGQIFLQSDLFFSGVRPAINPGLSVSRVGGSAQIKAMKKVAGTLRLDLASFRELEAFSQFGSDLDKSTQAKLNRGQRTVEVLKQGLHKPMVVEKQVAIIYALTRGFLDDIPVEDIQRFEEELNIWLESNRNELLTSIRETGNLPDEGEFNDAIESFKKTFLPSNN from the coding sequence ATGAGCATTAATGCTGAAGAAATTAGCACACTGATTAAACAGCAAATTGAAAACTTTGATTCTGACATTGAAGTAAGTGATGTTGGAACAGTTATTGAAGTCGGTGACGGTATCGCACGTGCTCATGGTCTTGATAATGCTATGGCTGGGGAATTACTTGAGTTCTCTAACGGTGTTATGGGATTAGCACAGAACTTAGAAGAAAGTAATGTAGGTATCGTTATCCTTGGACCTTATACAGAAATTAAAGAAGGCGATGAAGTTCGCCGTACTGGCCGTATCATGCAAGTACCTGTAGGTGAGGAATTATTAGGTCGTGTGGTTAACCCACTTGGTCAGCCAATTGATGGCAAAGGCCCAATTGAAACATCAAAAACTCGCCCAATCGAAGCGGCTGCTCCAGGAGTTATGGATCGTAAATCTGTAGATGAGCCACTTCAAACAGGTATTAAAGCGATTGATGCGTTAGTTCCAATTGGACGTGGTCAACGTGAGTTAATTATCGGGGACCGTCAAACTGGTAAAACAACAGTAGCTGTAGATACCATCTTGAATCAAAAAGATCAGGATATGATTTGTATTTATGTAGCTATCGGTCAAAAAGAATCAACTGTTCGTAATACAGTAGAAACATTCCGTAAGCACGGTGCACTTGATAACACAATCGTAGTGACTGCAGGTGCTTCAGATCCTGCACCATTACTATACTTATCTCCGTATGCTGGTGTAGCAATGGGTGAAGAGTTCATGTATAACGGAAAACACGTTTTAGTTGTATATGATGATTTATCTAAACAAGCTGTAGCTTATCGTGAACTTTCCTTACTATTACGTCGTCCACCGGGTCGTGAAGCATTCCCTGGGGATGTGTTCTACCTACACTCTCGTTTATTAGAGCGTGCAGCTAAGTTAAGTGATGCAAAAGGTGGCGGTTCCTTAACTGCATTACCATTTGTTGAAACACAAGCTGGTGATATTGCAGCTTACATCCCGACGAACGTAATTTCCATTACTGATGGACAAATTTTCTTACAATCGGATCTATTCTTCTCTGGGGTTCGTCCAGCGATTAACCCTGGTTTATCCGTTTCACGTGTAGGTGGATCTGCACAAATCAAGGCGATGAAGAAAGTAGCAGGTACATTGCGTCTTGACCTTGCGTCTTTCCGTGAATTAGAAGCATTTTCTCAATTTGGTTCAGACTTGGATAAATCTACACAAGCGAAACTAAATCGCGGTCAACGTACAGTTGAAGTGTTAAAACAAGGTCTTCATAAACCCATGGTAGTTGAAAAACAGGTAGCTATTATCTATGCATTAACTCGTGGTTTCTTAGATGATATTCCTGTAGAAGATATTCAACGTTTTGAAGAAGAATTAAACATTTGGTTGGAAAGCAATCGTAATGAATTACTTACTTCTATTCGTGAAACGGGTAATTTGCCAGACGAAGGTGAGTTTAATGATGCGATTGAATCATTTAAGAAAACATTTTTACCATCTAATAACTAA
- a CDS encoding TIGR01440 family protein translates to MTKDRLAQDLQCIVKEWIDASILRENDIFVIGCSTSEVAGQPIGTAGSEQIASTIYQQLQFLQDATGIHLAFQCCEHLNRAIVVERTVATSYSLPEVTVVPVRQAGGAMATYAYKHMDNPVVVEEITADAGMDIGETMIGMHLKHVAVPLKFKQRFVNHARVRAARTRPKLIGGIRAFYGNNHY, encoded by the coding sequence ATGACAAAAGATAGACTTGCACAAGATCTACAGTGTATTGTCAAAGAGTGGATAGACGCTAGTATTCTGCGAGAAAATGATATTTTCGTTATTGGCTGTTCGACAAGTGAAGTTGCTGGGCAGCCAATTGGAACAGCAGGTAGTGAGCAAATTGCTTCTACTATCTATCAACAACTCCAATTTCTACAAGATGCTACAGGCATACATTTAGCATTTCAATGTTGTGAACACCTTAACCGAGCAATCGTCGTAGAAAGGACAGTAGCAACATCCTATTCCTTACCAGAAGTTACTGTTGTACCGGTACGGCAGGCTGGAGGAGCAATGGCTACCTATGCCTATAAACATATGGATAATCCGGTTGTCGTAGAAGAAATTACAGCGGATGCAGGAATGGATATTGGAGAAACAATGATAGGGATGCATTTAAAACATGTTGCAGTTCCACTTAAATTCAAACAACGATTTGTTAATCATGCTCGTGTAAGAGCTGCTCGTACTCGACCAAAGCTAATAGGAGGAATTAGAGCCTTCTATGGTAATAATCATTATTAA